A window of Clavibacter phaseoli contains these coding sequences:
- a CDS encoding type IV secretory system conjugative DNA transfer family protein, giving the protein MGWFLYLRHLSRKGRSFVEYAARYMAPLKTLTHMQEKQALKKSERLGVTGTPGVPLGRTVMGRKMLYASFEDMSTVIAGPRVGKSTSLVIPALIAAPGAVVTTSNKRDVLDATREVRAEKGPVWVFDPQKVAREEATWWWNPLSYVVDDTRATKLAQYFASGSRSTDSKTDAFFDGAGMDLLAGMLLAAAVGERPIAQVFTWLTDPNEEEPVRLLRTGGYRMQADGVLGAIQATEKTRSSIYSTAQQMAACLKNGSIADWVNSRGPEDDRPQFDAAEFVRGSGTLYSLSKEGAGTAGPLVTALTAATLEAATDLADVSAGGRMRTPLVGILDEAANVCRWRDLPDLYSHFGSRGIPIMSVFQSWSQGVAVFGKEGMLKLFSASNVFVYLGGVRENDFLHHISQLIGTYDRETTSASMNKGVRSTSTSLKRENILEVAELADLPRGRAIMLSSGTRAALLRTVPWFQGPKEQVAAIQTSIAAHDPASRKGAPAGVAPAAAPSPVVLERPVVAAPAALADAPAERSALSAMLSSTETDPRTDTER; this is encoded by the coding sequence GTGGGCTGGTTCCTCTACCTTCGGCACCTCAGCCGGAAGGGACGATCTTTTGTCGAGTACGCGGCGCGCTACATGGCGCCGCTCAAGACGCTCACCCACATGCAGGAGAAGCAGGCGCTCAAGAAGTCCGAGCGCCTCGGCGTCACCGGGACCCCCGGCGTCCCGCTCGGCCGCACGGTGATGGGACGCAAAATGCTCTACGCGTCGTTCGAGGACATGTCGACCGTCATCGCCGGCCCTCGGGTCGGTAAGTCGACGTCGCTGGTCATCCCTGCGCTCATCGCCGCTCCCGGCGCCGTCGTCACCACGTCGAACAAGCGCGACGTGCTCGACGCGACGCGAGAGGTGCGCGCGGAGAAGGGCCCGGTGTGGGTGTTCGACCCGCAGAAGGTCGCCCGCGAGGAGGCGACCTGGTGGTGGAACCCGCTCTCCTACGTCGTCGACGACACGCGCGCTACGAAGCTCGCGCAGTATTTCGCCTCAGGATCCCGGTCGACGGACTCCAAGACGGATGCGTTCTTCGATGGCGCCGGCATGGACCTGCTCGCGGGGATGCTCCTCGCGGCCGCGGTGGGGGAGAGGCCCATCGCGCAGGTGTTCACCTGGCTAACCGACCCGAACGAGGAGGAGCCCGTGCGGCTCCTCCGCACAGGCGGGTACCGGATGCAGGCCGACGGGGTGCTCGGTGCAATCCAGGCGACGGAGAAGACGCGCAGCAGCATCTACTCCACCGCGCAGCAGATGGCGGCGTGCTTGAAGAACGGAAGCATCGCCGACTGGGTGAACTCCCGTGGCCCGGAGGACGACCGGCCCCAGTTCGACGCGGCCGAGTTCGTGCGCGGCTCCGGCACGCTCTACAGCCTGTCCAAGGAGGGCGCCGGCACCGCCGGGCCCCTCGTCACCGCCCTCACCGCAGCAACCCTCGAGGCGGCCACGGACCTCGCGGACGTCAGCGCCGGCGGCCGCATGCGGACACCGCTCGTCGGAATACTCGACGAGGCCGCGAACGTGTGCCGGTGGCGGGACCTGCCGGACCTGTACTCGCACTTCGGCTCCCGCGGGATCCCGATCATGTCGGTGTTCCAGTCGTGGTCGCAGGGCGTGGCCGTGTTCGGCAAGGAGGGCATGCTCAAGCTCTTCTCGGCGTCCAACGTGTTCGTGTACCTCGGCGGCGTGCGAGAGAACGACTTCCTCCACCACATCTCGCAGCTCATCGGCACCTACGACCGGGAGACGACCTCGGCGAGCATGAACAAGGGCGTCCGGTCCACGTCGACGTCGCTCAAGCGAGAGAACATCCTCGAGGTCGCCGAGCTCGCGGATCTCCCGCGCGGCCGCGCGATCATGCTGTCCTCCGGCACCCGCGCAGCGCTACTCCGCACGGTGCCGTGGTTCCAAGGCCCGAAGGAGCAGGTCGCCGCCATTCAGACGTCGATCGCCGCGCACGACCCGGCGTCACGGAAGGGCGCACCGGCCGGTGTGGCACCGGCCGCTGCACCGTCACCGGTCGTCCTCGAGCGACCGGTCGTCGCAGCACCGGCGGCACTCGCGGACGCGCCCGCCGAGCGTTCGGCGCTGAGCGCGATGCTGAGCAGCACCGAGACCGACCCCCGCACCGACACTGAACGATGA
- a CDS encoding DUF4913 domain-containing protein yields MTELDPLDDPEAIDVLRAADDAAPVDVDDGEGEGEDVPELLFASVDEWVRRYWRFAYRRRVSGKGSGTGRWSARWWENDEATQRLTILWRGWEAARQDPGLGTSTWWINHADPHMSVLLSHDGPFAGSQDENLPGEPLPYKRPHPALFGPDRQPPGIYNDSEYPDRA; encoded by the coding sequence ATGACCGAGCTGGACCCGCTGGATGACCCGGAAGCCATTGACGTGCTGCGCGCCGCTGACGATGCGGCACCCGTCGACGTCGACGACGGCGAGGGAGAGGGAGAGGACGTCCCGGAGCTGCTGTTCGCGTCCGTCGACGAGTGGGTCCGCCGGTACTGGCGGTTCGCCTACCGCCGCCGCGTGTCCGGCAAGGGCAGCGGCACCGGCCGGTGGAGCGCCCGGTGGTGGGAGAACGACGAGGCGACGCAGCGCCTCACCATCCTCTGGCGCGGCTGGGAAGCCGCACGGCAGGACCCGGGGCTCGGCACGAGCACCTGGTGGATCAACCACGCCGACCCGCACATGAGCGTGCTCCTCTCCCATGACGGCCCCTTCGCCGGCTCGCAGGACGAGAACCTGCCCGGGGAGCCACTGCCGTACAAGCGGCCGCACCCGGCACTGTTCGGGCCCGACCGTCAGCCACCAGGGATCTACAACGACTCGGAGTACCCGGACCGAGCATGA
- a CDS encoding DUF4352 domain-containing protein produces the protein MTDHTPDSATPQKQRVEVSRKLLIIAASVVVVLLAVIAVLVGGLVQASREATDTAPSALQPSETAKPAPQPVQPQISPTLAPLIYDVGQAFAVGNVTMTVNSVEVLDSVATNSGAPLTPDAGGQLVLFKTIYSNSNDQADLSCGDTGLYLQVFDVEGKEMAPVFENPRIPGNPECNDYLLQGVSHEWNFVFQSVAGATPNALSVTETDTYSDPTFVQLRQQ, from the coding sequence GTGACCGATCACACCCCCGACTCAGCTACCCCGCAAAAGCAGCGTGTGGAAGTGTCACGCAAGTTGCTAATCATCGCCGCTAGTGTTGTCGTCGTGTTACTTGCGGTAATAGCGGTTCTCGTCGGTGGGCTTGTACAAGCCTCGCGGGAGGCTACCGACACGGCGCCGTCAGCGCTCCAGCCGTCCGAAACGGCTAAGCCTGCACCGCAACCCGTGCAGCCACAGATATCACCAACACTCGCACCGCTGATATACGACGTAGGACAAGCATTTGCTGTCGGAAACGTGACGATGACTGTCAACTCTGTCGAGGTACTCGACTCCGTCGCTACCAACTCTGGCGCTCCCCTTACGCCAGATGCCGGAGGCCAGCTGGTTTTGTTTAAAACGATCTACAGTAACAGCAATGACCAGGCCGACTTGTCATGTGGTGACACCGGGCTCTATCTCCAGGTCTTCGACGTGGAGGGAAAAGAGATGGCACCAGTGTTCGAGAACCCGCGCATCCCTGGAAATCCCGAATGTAATGACTATTTGCTCCAGGGTGTCTCTCACGAATGGAACTTTGTGTTTCAATCTGTCGCTGGGGCTACGCCAAATGCACTGTCGGTTACGGAGACGGATACCTATTCCGATCCGACTTTCGTGCAACTGCGCCAGCAATGA
- a CDS encoding relaxase/mobilization nuclease domain-containing protein produces MVYLAGDGRANEHTDQHLVAGTASIMAMHGDSELDRAAALAIAHDLDLPKEVYGVEVMRSVQVRDPETGECVKDPATGKPMTEKVGADVWHCSLSLSAEEGQLDDGKWGEIATDFVRRMGYAGEGIGKADCRWVAVRHGLSKNGNDHIHIAVSLVREDGTKAHVPYDKRLSQQVSRELERDYGLRPLHDAERTVAQRGERPGERESATRRGAVEVDAKRLERTVRAAAGASQDEGEFVRRVCRDGVLIRPRYVAGRDDVVAGYSVALRPEKGQPVVWHGGGRLARDLTLPELRKSWPDSPEFATAAVAEWQATAKNPWQYKPAAPGREEAEMRPEMFEMYTKDMSRLHDYIARLDPNDHASWAHVAKDAAGAYAAWSRRLEPTPGPLADASRTIARASQIRAYESKPRPPQMPSMTGTTALILAQAKKGKNAAAEALLLRQLAQTTQSVFRAVRATGDARTAHATAIVMRQRLTVIRDSYAAQIDRNALDALPLEQRQRRQRAEIAAGIGSPVPNKLTPAPKPVVNVPTTRAPSTPKRDGTER; encoded by the coding sequence ATGGTCTACCTCGCGGGCGACGGCCGGGCGAACGAGCACACTGACCAGCACCTCGTTGCGGGCACCGCGTCGATCATGGCGATGCACGGTGACAGCGAGCTCGACCGTGCTGCCGCGCTGGCGATCGCACACGACCTGGACCTTCCCAAGGAGGTCTACGGCGTCGAGGTCATGCGCAGCGTGCAGGTGCGGGATCCCGAGACGGGGGAGTGCGTCAAGGACCCGGCTACGGGCAAGCCGATGACGGAGAAGGTCGGCGCGGACGTGTGGCACTGCTCCCTGTCGCTGAGCGCCGAGGAGGGCCAGCTCGACGACGGCAAGTGGGGCGAGATCGCGACCGACTTCGTGCGCCGCATGGGTTACGCCGGCGAGGGCATCGGCAAGGCCGATTGTCGCTGGGTCGCGGTGCGGCACGGCCTGTCGAAGAACGGGAACGACCACATCCACATCGCCGTGTCCCTGGTTCGGGAGGACGGTACCAAGGCGCACGTGCCGTACGACAAGCGCCTCTCGCAGCAGGTCAGTCGCGAGCTCGAGCGCGACTACGGTCTGCGGCCGCTGCACGACGCGGAGCGCACCGTCGCGCAGCGCGGCGAGCGTCCGGGTGAGCGCGAGTCCGCGACCCGTCGCGGTGCGGTCGAGGTCGACGCGAAGCGCCTGGAGCGGACCGTCCGCGCGGCCGCCGGTGCGTCGCAGGATGAGGGCGAGTTCGTGCGCCGCGTGTGCCGCGACGGCGTGCTCATCCGCCCCCGGTATGTCGCGGGTCGCGACGACGTGGTTGCCGGCTACTCCGTGGCGCTGAGGCCTGAGAAGGGACAGCCCGTGGTCTGGCACGGCGGCGGGCGGCTTGCTCGCGACTTGACCCTCCCGGAGCTCCGGAAGAGCTGGCCCGACAGCCCCGAGTTTGCGACCGCGGCCGTCGCGGAGTGGCAGGCCACAGCGAAGAACCCGTGGCAGTACAAGCCCGCGGCGCCCGGCCGCGAAGAGGCCGAGATGCGGCCGGAGATGTTCGAGATGTACACCAAGGACATGTCCCGGCTGCACGACTACATCGCTCGCCTCGACCCCAACGACCACGCCTCATGGGCGCACGTCGCAAAGGACGCCGCGGGCGCCTACGCCGCGTGGTCCCGCCGTCTGGAGCCGACTCCCGGTCCGCTCGCCGACGCCTCCCGCACGATTGCTCGCGCATCGCAGATCCGCGCCTACGAGAGCAAGCCGCGGCCGCCACAGATGCCGTCAATGACCGGCACCACCGCCCTGATCCTCGCGCAGGCGAAAAAGGGCAAGAACGCGGCCGCCGAGGCTCTGCTGCTACGCCAGCTCGCGCAAACGACGCAATCGGTGTTCCGGGCCGTGAGGGCCACCGGCGACGCCCGCACCGCACATGCGACCGCAATCGTCATGCGTCAGCGCCTCACGGTCATCCGCGACAGCTACGCGGCACAGATCGACCGGAACGCTCTCGACGCGCTGCCTCTGGAGCAGCGCCAGAGGCGTCAGCGTGCCGAGATCGCGGCGGGCATTGGGTCGCCCGTTCCCAACAAGCTCACGCCGGCGCCTAAGCCCGTTGTCAACGTCCCGACTACACGCGCACCATCTACGCCGAAGCGTGACGGCACCGAACGATAG
- a CDS encoding plasmid mobilization protein produces MTDEDRPRLFGRKRRANVDGEVKREKSYRVYVTPEEDAQLRARAAVQGVTVPRLLFESALNAQIRTDTEWKQAAAGLFKVQSLLGNIANNVNQLARYANEERRFPEEAREVTAEYRKLVPQVEAAVRRVAGL; encoded by the coding sequence ATGACCGATGAGGATCGCCCCCGCCTGTTCGGTCGGAAGCGTCGCGCCAACGTTGATGGCGAGGTCAAGCGGGAGAAGTCGTACCGGGTCTATGTGACGCCGGAAGAGGACGCGCAGCTCCGCGCTCGTGCCGCGGTCCAGGGCGTTACGGTTCCGCGGCTCCTCTTCGAGTCGGCGTTGAACGCGCAGATCCGAACGGACACCGAGTGGAAGCAGGCAGCGGCCGGCCTGTTCAAGGTTCAGTCGCTCCTGGGGAACATCGCCAACAACGTCAACCAGCTCGCCCGGTACGCGAACGAGGAGCGTCGCTTCCCGGAGGAGGCGCGTGAGGTGACGGCGGAGTACCGGAAGCTCGTGCCGCAGGTCGAAGCCGCTGTGAGGCGGGTGGCTGGCCTGTGA